Genomic DNA from Crateriforma spongiae:
GTATCAGGAATACTTGCGCGAAGTTGCCGCTGGTGCTGATGGCGACCCCGAACAGATTCAGGCCCGCACGTGTGCGATGAACGAGGTCGTTCTCGACGTTCTTGAAAACTCGTTTGCCGCTGGCGATACCAACGAAACCGTATCGGTCGTCCAACAACTCGGTGACATCACGGCCCAAGTCGTTTCAAGCGATGGATTCAAAGCCAGTGATCTGTTTGCCGTGCTGCATCACGACTACGCCACCTTCACCCATTCGGCCAACGTCGCCTTTTACGCTGCGATGCTGGGTTCCAAGCTGGGCTATGGCGAAGAAGCAGTGTCACAGATCGTTGTCGGCGGGCTGCTGCATGACTTGGGCAAGCTGGACATTGACGAAAAGATCCTGTGCAAACCCGGTCGTTTGGATGATGACGAATTTCGCATCATCAAACAGCACCCAACCGTGGGCTTTCGCAAATTGGCTCGTCGCGGTGATCTGTCCGAAGGCCAGCTGATGATGGTGTACCAACATCATGAACGAAACGATGGTCGCGGGTACCCGGTCGGCGTGATGGGTAAAGAGATCCATCCGTGGTCGAAGATCTGTGCCGTGGTCGATGTGTTCGAAGCGCTGACCAGTCAGCGACCCTATCGAACGCCAATGCCTCGGGCGAAAGCGTTCGAACTGATCGAACGTGATTCCGGAACCGCTTTTGAAGAGGAGATGGTGAGATGCTGGAAAGCGATTATCTCGCACGGTTCCGACAGCTGACTCGATCGGTTTCCTGGGGAATCGAACTGCCAAGTTCTTGGAAGAACTACTTCCAAGAAAAGGGGCCATCCCCTTCCTATCCGGGTGACGGACGAATGCACCCGAGAATCCGTCTGCGCACGCATGGTGTCGTCTTCTTCGATAATCCGTTGCCTTCGGTCCCGCGGTCCAGTCGTCCGATGGGCGTCTATACCAAAGATTTCTCGCGACAGGGTTGTGGATTCCTGATCAACGAACAACTGTTTCCGGAAGAAGAAATCCGCTTGGTGTTGCCTTCGTTCTGGACCAGGTTGACGGTCGTCCGCGCCCGTCGAATCACGTCGCACTGCTACGAGATCGGTGCGACATTGAATCAGCGGTTTGATCCGGAAGAACGAGCCTTTCAACCCTGTGCGGTTCACGGCCCGTCGTCGCTTCCATCATCGGAAGCGTCGACGGCATCGGTCTGATCTTTCGCCCACCCCACGATCGCCGCCGGTAACAC
This window encodes:
- a CDS encoding PilZ domain-containing protein, which encodes MLESDYLARFRQLTRSVSWGIELPSSWKNYFQEKGPSPSYPGDGRMHPRIRLRTHGVVFFDNPLPSVPRSSRPMGVYTKDFSRQGCGFLINEQLFPEEEIRLVLPSFWTRLTVVRARRITSHCYEIGATLNQRFDPEERAFQPCAVHGPSSLPSSEASTASV
- a CDS encoding HD-GYP domain-containing protein; this encodes MLSADSLIPISVATLVPSTTMGLDLFQRDDADRCVLYRGAEYPLQPDDLQRLRDKGIHQLFITRDSRSQYQEYLREVAAGADGDPEQIQARTCAMNEVVLDVLENSFAAGDTNETVSVVQQLGDITAQVVSSDGFKASDLFAVLHHDYATFTHSANVAFYAAMLGSKLGYGEEAVSQIVVGGLLHDLGKLDIDEKILCKPGRLDDDEFRIIKQHPTVGFRKLARRGDLSEGQLMMVYQHHERNDGRGYPVGVMGKEIHPWSKICAVVDVFEALTSQRPYRTPMPRAKAFELIERDSGTAFEEEMVRCWKAIISHGSDS